A single genomic interval of Eleutherodactylus coqui strain aEleCoq1 chromosome 3, aEleCoq1.hap1, whole genome shotgun sequence harbors:
- the TXNRD3 gene encoding thioredoxin reductase 3: MPPTGRKALRSRVQELLEKNAVMVFSKSYCPYCNRVKELFTTLGKDYFALELDQCDDGSSIQEVLHEMTGQKTVPNVFVNKTHVGGCDKTLQAHRDGTLQKLLDNNSVTYDYDLIIIGGGSGGLACSKEAASLGKKVMVLDFVVPTPQGTSWGLGGTCVNVGCIPKKLMHQAALLGQALKDSRKFGWEYDEQVNHNWDTMKENIQNYIGSLNWGYRVALRDKNVQYENAYGEFVEHHKIKATNKRGKESFFTAEKFVIATGERPRYMNIPGDKEYCITSDDLFSLPYCPGKTLVIGASYVALECAGFLAGIGLDVTVMVRSIFLRGFDQEMADRAGAYMETHGVKFIKRFVPTSVEQLEAGTPGRLKVVAKSTESDTIIEDEYNTVLIAIGRDSCTRNIGLEKIGVKINEKNGKIPVNDEEQTSVPYVYAIGDILDGKLELTPVAIQAGRLLARRLYNGSNVKCDYVNVPTTVFTPMEYGCCGYSEEKATEIYGEENLEVYHTLFWPLEWTIPGRDNNTCFCKVICNRLDNERVIGFHVLGPNAGEITQGFGAAMKCGLTKEKLDETIGIHPTCAEAFTTLEVTKSSGGDITQKGC; encoded by the exons ATGCCGCCGACCGGCAGGAAAGCTCTGCGGAGCCGCGTCCAGGAGCTGCTGGAGAAGAACGCCGTGATGGTGTTCAGCAAGAGTTACTGCCCCTACTGTAACCGG GTAAAAGAACTCTTTACCACGCTGGGAAAAGATTATTTTGCTCTGGAGCTGGATCAGTGCG atgacggcagcagtatCCAGGAAGTGCTGCATGAAATGACCGGGCAGAAGACTGTCCCCAATGTGTTTGTGAACAAGACCCACGTGGGCGGCTGTGACAAAACCCTACAG GCTCATCGGGACGGGACTCTGCAGAAGCTGTTGGATAATAACTCGGTCACCTACGATTATGACCTTATCATCATCGGTGGCGGCTCAGGCGGTTTGGCGTGCTCCAAG GAAGCTGCATCTCTGGGGAAAAAAGTGATGGTATTGGATTTCGTGGTTCCTACGCCTCAAGGGACTTCTTGGG GGCTCGGCGGCACATGTGTCAATGTTGGGTGCATTCCCAAGAAGTTAATGCACCAAGCTGCTCTCCTAGGCCAGGCGCTGAAGGACTCAAGGAAGTTTGGCTGGGAGTATGATGAGCAAG TAAACCACAACTGGGACACCATGAAAGAGAACATCCAGAACTATATCGGCTCTCTAAACTGGGGTTACAGAGTAGCCCTGAGGGACAAGAATGTCCAGTATGAGAATGCATACGGGGAGTTTGTGGAACATCATAAGATTAAG GCAACAAACAAACGAGGCAAAGAGAGCTTCTTCACAGCTGAGAAATTTGTTATCGCCACAGGGGAGCGGCCCAGATACATGAATATCCCTGGAGATAAGGAGTACTGCATTACCAG TGACGATCTCTTCTCGTTGCCCTACTGTCCTGGAAAGACGCTGGTGATTGGAGCCTCCTATGTGGCTTTGGAATGTGCCGGTTTTCTTGCCGGCATCGGCTTGGATGTCACGGTTATGGTGCGCTCTATATTTCTGCGTGGCTTTGACCAAGAAATGGCAGATAGAGCTGGAGCCTACATGGAAACTCATGGAGTGAAGTTCATCAAGAGATTTGTGCCTACTTCA GTGGAGCAGCTGGAAGCCGGAACTCCAGGAAGGCTGAAGGTTGTTGCAAAGTCTACCGAAAGCGACACAATCATCGAAGATGAATACAATACG GTGTTGATCGCTATCGGGAGAGATTCTTGCACCAGAAATATTGGTCTTGAGAAGATCGGTGTGAAGATTAATGAGAA GAACGGCAAGATTCCGGTGAACGACGAAGAGCAGACTAGCGTGCCTTATGTCTATGCCATAGGGGATATCCTAGATGGGAAGTTGGAGCTGACCCCAGTGGCAATCCAAGCTGGTCGGTTGCTGGCCAGGCGACTGTATAATGGCTCCAATGTGAAG TGTGACTACGTCAATGTACCAACAACAGTATTTACTCCAATGGAGTACGGCTGCTGTGGATATTCCGAGGAAAAGGCCACTGAAATATATGGCGAAGAAAATCTAGAG GTTTATCACACTCTGTTTTGGCCCCTGGAATGGACGATTCCTGGACGTGACAATAATACTTGTTTTTGTAAAGTCATCTGCAACAGACTTGATAAT GAGCGGGTCATTGGCTTCCATGTTTTGGGGccaaatgcaggagaaatcactcAGGGATTCGGTGCTGCTATGAAATGTGGTCTGACCAAAGAAAAGCTGGATGAAACCATTGGAATCCATCCAACTTGTGCAGAG gcCTTTACAACCCTGGAAGTCACAAAATCATCCGGTGGAGACATCACTCAGAAGGGCTGCTGA